GTTTGTTCAGCAGGTCAATCTCAGCATGTTGTTGCATGATGCGTTCCTCATTCAGCCCATTGGCATAGCCGGCCGATTTGCTGTGGTCACTAATAACCAGGTATTCGAGGCCTTGGGCTTTGGCGGCTTCTGCCATCTCCCGGATGCTGTTGCTGCCATCGCTCCATACACTGTGTGAGTGAATGATGCCTTTGATGTCATTCGGTTGTATGAGATCTTCACTACCGATTATTGCTGTAGTATTTAATACATCCTGTGGTAAATCACGAAAGGCTGGTAATACAAATGCTTGTTGAGCGGCGGTAAATAAAGCTTCTTCTGTGGCAAAGTTGGTGGAGGTGAGTGATGCAAGAATGCTATTGCAAAATGCATCTGGACCTGTGGTAGTGAGCAAAGCATGGCCCCATGTGTCGGTGCTGGTTGTATGAATAACCAGTTGTGGTCCGTTGCTGATTTGATAGCGCAATCCACTGGGCTGTTCTTCTGTCAAGGTTAATGCATCGAGTGGTTGTAACAACTGCATTACATCTTCCGCATCAGCAGTGGTAAGCAGGTCGATGCTATCTACTGTTTCCATTTGCCGGCGAAGACTACCGGTGATGACGGTGCTATAATTAGGTAACTGTGTTTGTAGTAGTTGCAAAAACTGCTGTGCTATTTCGGCTGCTTGCTGAAATAAAAACCAGCCTTGTTGGTTGAGGTAAAAGCGAATGGCCTCGGCTACATTGTGTTGTGTTTTTTCGCCAAAGCCTTTGTACAGCGTCAATCTGTTTTCGTTGCAGGCATATTCCAATTCGCCAATTGTTTCGATGCCCATCTCTTTCCAAACAGTATGAATTTTCTTTGGCCCCAGTCCTTTGATGCTGAGCATTTCTATTACGCCTGATGGCGTTTTTGCAATGTATTCATTGAGGATACTCAAGGAACCAGTTTGCAATAACTCTGCTATTTTTTGGGCAGTAGCAGCACCAATGCCTTTTTGTGCAGCAATGCTAACAGCATCCATATCGGCCAGTTGCATGGGTAGCTTTTCTATCTGAAAAGCCGCATTGGCGTAGGTTTTTGTCTTAAAACTATTCTCGCCATGTATGTCCATTATTTTGGCAAGAAGCGCAAATGTGTCGGCTATCTGATAATTATCCATGCAGCAAAGATGATAGAAGTTGAGCAGCACAAAATAAAAAAGTCCTGCTGTTGAGCAGGACTTTAGATCGTAATAAAAGTGCTGAAGAATTACTTCTTAGCAGCTTTCTTAGGAGCGGCTTTTTTTGCAGCGGCTTTCTTAGGAGCAGCTTTCTTAGCGGCGGCTTTTTTAGGAGCAGCTTTCTTTGCAGCAGCCTTCTTAGGAGCAGCTTTCTTAGCGGCAGCTTTTTTAGGAGCAGCTTTTTTTGCAGCAGCCTTCTTAGGGGCGGCAGCTTTTTTAGGAGCAGCTTTTTTTGCAGCAGCCTTCTTAGGGGCGGCAGCTTTTTTAGGAGCAGCTTTTTTTACAGCTTTCTTAGCTGCAGCTTTTTTAGCAGTTGCCATGTTTTTCAATTTAATGGTTAGTAAATAATGCTTAGTAAAAATAACGAGAATTTTTTTTATCCAAATGATTTTATTAACTCAATATCCACCAAATAAAAAGGATGGTGCATAACACCATCCTTTTATAAAAACCTATTGTGTAAAATCTTATGCAGTAACGATTGAAACAAAGGTTCTGTTTTCTTTTCCTTTCTTAAATTCTACAACGCCATCTGCAGTTGCAAAAATGGTAAAGTCTTTACCAAGACTTACGTTTTTACCAGGATGATAAACAGTACCACGCTGACGAACAATGATGTTGCCTGAGATAGCAGGCTGGCCACCATAAATTTTTACACCGAGGCGTTTGCTTTGTGAGTCGCGACCGTTTTTTACCGAGCCTTCACCTTTCTTATGTGCCATAACAGGAAGTGTTTTTTAGTTGATTCGAAAAAAAGACAGCATGCAATTATGCAATGCTTTCAATTTTAATTTGAGTGTAATGCGTACGATGACCATGCTTCTTGCGGAAGCCTTTGCGTCTTTTCATTTTGAAGGCGATTACTTTATCACCTTGTACCAATGCGTTTACAATTTCGGCCTTCACAGTTGATTTAACTGAGGCACCGGCTTCGATTGTACCATCGCGGTCTACCAGCAATACTTCGTTCAATTCTACCTTGTCTCCGGCGTTACCTTCCAGATGAGGCACGTACAGATTTTGTCCTTCCTGCACTTTAAATTGCTGACCGGCTATTTTTACAACTGCGAACATAATCACTCAAAATTTAGGGACGCAAAAGTAGGGACTTTGCCCACAACTACAACAAAAATTTTATAAAAAAGGCAGAATTTCTACCCACTATGTGCCGTAATTTGCCCGTGTTATTCATTTCAACGGGGAAAACAAGTACTTATCAGCACAAAAATAAGGCCTCAAAGCCCCGCAAATCCAGCTTTACATGAATCTGAAGTCGCTGCTTGCCCGGCCCTTTGCGGGTTACATCAATAAACAAATAGAGCGGTCGAGGGAGAATGCTGTGGCCGATCAGGGAGCGCATCTGGAAAGAATTGCTGGCTGTTTTACGCAATACAGAATTTGGTAAAGACCATCATATTCAATCGGTTAGCAACCTGCAAGAGTTTAGACAGGCCATTCCCATCCGCGATTATGAAGCCCTCAAACCTTACATTCAAAAGGTAAAAGAGGGTCGCCACAACGTGCTGTGGAAAGGGCGCCCCATTTATTTTGCCAAAACCAGTGGCACCACCAGCGGCACCAAATACATCCCCATCACCAAAGATTCTATTCCCAATCACATTAATACGGCCCGCAATGCCCTGCTGAGCTATATGGCCGACACGGGGAATTATGCTTTTGCCGGTGGCAAAATGATTTTTTTGAGCGGCAGCCCTGAGCTGGAGCGGGTGGGCGATGTTCCCACCGGCAGGTTGAGCGGCATCGTCAATCACCATGTACCCAAGTACCTGCGCACCAATCAACTACCCAGCTACGAAACCAACTGCATTGAAGATTGGGAAACCAAGCTCGACAAAATAGTTGCTGAAACCATTCAGCAAAACATGACGCTGATAAGCGGTATACCACCGTGGATGCAAATGTATTTTGACCGCCTGATTGAAAAGAGTGGTAAACCGGTGGGTGAGTTGTTTCCCAACCTGAGCGTATTGGTGCAGGGTGGTGTCAACTTTGAACCTTATAAAGCAAAATTGTTTGCGAGTGTTGGCCGGCCCGTGGATACCATCGAGTTGTTTCCTGCCAGTGAAGGTTTCTTTGCTTTTCAGGACAGCATGAAACACGAAGGCTTGCTGCTAAACACCAACAGCGGTATCTATTTTGAATTTGTGCCGGCTGCAGAAATTTTCAATGAGCATCCAACCCGTTTGTCGTTGGCTGAAGTGAAGCTTGGCGAACAATATGCAATCATCATCAATAGCAATGCCGGATTGTGGGGATACAATATTGGTGACACCATTCGTTTTGTATCGCTCAATCCTTATCGAATAGTGGTTACTGGTCGTACCAAACATTTCATCAGCGCCTTTGGCGAACATGTGATTGGTGAGGAGGTAGAAGCTGCCATGCTGGATGCCTGTAAGCAACACAACGCCAGTGTAGTAGAGTTTACCGTGGCGCCTTACATTGCCAGCGGCGATGGGCAGAGCTATCATGAGTGGTTGGTGGAGTTTGAAAAAACGCCAGATAACATGGAAGCATTTGTAACAGATTTGGACAATGCCCTGCGGCAACGCAATGTATATTACGATGATTTGATTGCCGGCAACATTTTGAAGCGCCTGCAACTCAGCATTCTTCAACCACAGGGATTTGTGCAATACATGAAATCAATAGGTAAGCTGGGTGGGCAAAATAAAGTGCCCCGCCTGAGCAACGACCGCAAACTGGCGGAAGGGTTAACAGCGTTTGTAGACAAACGGTTGTCATCGCCGGCCATTTAACAACAGCACTTAACTAAAAGAAAGCGCAACGCACTGATGCAAAAACGTATCGCCATATTCGGATCGAACGGGTTCTATTGGTACACAGGCCCTGGATGTGATTAAAGCCAACCCTGAAAAATTTTCAGCAGAAATATTAACGGCACAAACCAATGCCGATTTACTGATTGAGCAAGCCAAAGCATTTGACCCCAATGTGGTGGTGATTGGCGATGAAAGCAAGTATGCCTATGTAAAAGAAGCCTTGGCAGGCACACATGTAAAAGTGTTTGCCGGTGAGCAGGCATTGGTAGAAGCAGCCGCCATGGATTGCTACGACATGATGCTGGCCAGCATTGTAGGCTATGCGGGTTTGAAGCCTACTTTGCAAGCGGTAGAAATGGGTAAAGCTATTGGCTTGGCCAATAAGGAAACACTGGTAGTGGCAGGTGATATTGTGATGCAAAAAGCGGCTGAACACAAGGCGCCCATATTACCAGTGGATAGTGAACACTCTGCAATTTTTCAATGCCTGGTGGGCGAAATGCGCAATCCCATTGAACGCATCATTCTCACCGCCAGCGGTGGTCCGTTCAGGGGTAAAAAGCCCAACTTTTTGGTGAATGTAAAAAGGGACCATGCTTTGCAGCATCCCAACTGGAGCATGGGCGCCAAAATCACCATCGACAGTGCTACACTGATGAACAAAGGGCTGGAGATGATTGAAGCCAAATGGTTGTTTGGATTAAAAGCTTCGCAGATAGAAGTGGTGATTCATCCGCAGAGCATCATTCACAGCATGGTGCAGTTTGAAGATGGTAGCATCAAGGCGCAAATGGGTTTGCCCGATATGAAATTACCCATTCAGTATGCCATGGCTTTCCCGGAAAGAATAAAGAACGATTTTCCAAGGCTGGACTTCCGCCGCTGTGAGCAGCTGAGTTTTGAAGAGCCCGACCTGCGCACCTTCCGCAATTTGGCACTGGCCATTGAAGCGTTGCAAAAAGGTGGCAACCTACCTTGCATCATGAACGCAGCCAATGAAATAGCGGTGTGGGCATTTTTGCGCAACCGCATTGGCTTTCTCGATATGATGGCGGTGGTAGAACAGGCCATGCAAAAGATCACCTTTATTGAAAAACCAACCCTAGATGATTATTATGAATCGGATGCAGCGGCCCGGGAGTTTGCCGCTTCGCTCATCCATTTGTAAACCTTCGTTTACCAAAATATGTTTTGCTACTGGCGAATAATGTATTTGTTTGCATAGCTATATATCGATTCGGATTTTGTTTCCATCATTTTATTTAAGTATTCATCCATGATTTTTTTGGCAATAGAGTGGGGGGTGGTAGGTGTAAAAGTGGCGCAGCTGTTGCTGTCGTTGTCTATCCTCGTTATCCTGCACGAATTTGGGCATTACATTACGGCACGTTGGTTTGGCTGCCGGGTTGAGCGTTTCTTTTTGTTTTTTGACCCCTGGTTTTCCTTGTTTAAAAAACAAGTAGGCGATACCGTGTACGGTATTGGCTGGCTGCCATTAGGGGGCTATGTGAAAATATCCGGCATGATTGACGAAAGCATGGACAAAGAACAACTGGCATTGCCCGCCCAGCCTTGGGAGTTTCGCAGCAAACCTGCCTGGCAACGTTTAATTATTATGATTGGCGGGGTAACGGTCAACATATTGCTGGCCTTTATTATTTACGCCGGCATACTGATGGTATGGGGCGAAAAGAAAATCGTCAATTCATCTTTGAAATATGGCATTGAAGTACAAGACAGCCTGATGCTGGATCTTGGTTTTAAAGATGGTGATAAGATTGTAGCATTGGATGGTAAAAATATTTACAACTACTACGATGTTATTCCAACACTCATTTTAAGCAGCACGGCTACGGTTGAAAGAAATGGTCAGCAGCAAACGCTGACGCTTCCTAAAAACCTGATTGGTAAGCTGGTTGAAAAGAAGCGCCGCGACATACCGTTGATTGCCATTCGCATGCCGCTGATGATTGGTGCAGACACAGGCGTATCTGCCAAATACGGGTGGAAACGTTTCGATAAAGTGGTGGCTGTAAATGGGAAAGCAACACCGTTTCAAAGTGATGTAGCCGAAGTGCTGGAACAAAACAAACGCAAGGAAGTGGAACTGACACTGGTGCGCAATGCCGATACCATCCGTAGTAAAGTAAAGCTCGATAGTACAGGTTACATTGCAGGTTTGCGCATCATTGGCAAGCCTGAGTCGATGCAGGAAGCAGGTATCATTCAATACCAGGTTAAACATTACGGATTTTTTGAGGCCCTGCCTGCAGGTGTTCGCATGGCGGGTGATAAACTGAGCTGGTATATCGATCAGGTTCAAACTTATTTTAAGCCCCGAAACAGAGGCGTATAAAGGGGTTGGTGGTTTCAGAGCCATGGGCAACGTTTTTCCTGGCAGTTGGGATTGGGAATCGTTCTGGACCATCACCGCATTCTTTAGTATCGTGCTGGCATTTATGAACCTGCTACCTATTCCAGCTCTCGATGGCGGCCATGTACTCTTTACCCTGATTGAAATGATTACCGGCCGCAAACCCAACCAGAAGTTTTTGGAGTACGCCCAAATAGTAGGCATGGTACTGTTGCTTGGGTTGATGCTCTATGCCAATGGCAACGACTGGATTGGCTGGGGAAGAAGTAAATAATTGCTGCTGGTTTCCAGATGGTAGCAAACTTATTGGGCAATCTTCACTTTACATCACGGTTTCGCAATTGGCGAAAAATATCCTCAGTAATAAAAAAAGGCAATCCTTAGTGGATTGCCTTTTTTATGGGGTGGAGCTGCCTGCCATCACTTCGAACATTTTATGCAGAGATATCGCATTGGTAATGCAAGCAAAAGAGATTTATCTGAATCAACTTAAAGGCGTTCTGTAATCTCATTGCTCCCCATACCTCTAAATGACATAAATCTTTAAAACGAATTACAATGCAGTTCAGAAACATCACGCTACAGGAGCAATTCTTTCCTCGTTCAATGCAAGAAAAAATACTAAAGGCAAATAGAGCTCAGCCCATCCTCAATAACATCGTCGATGCTGGGACTACATCTAGATTGGAGCAAGAGCTTACGCCTAGCGCAGAAAAGAGACTTCTCCTGCACATAAAACAATATTGGCCAGCTTATTTGGTTGCTTTATTTGCCGGGTATGCAATCTGGAGAGAGTTAAATAAAGTTGACGAGGAAGAGAGATAATAAGATTTTTTACATGGTACACCCAAAATCCAGTGCAAAACGATTGGCTACGTCCTTAACTTAAACTCTTCATCCCTTCGCTGAGGGAACACCCATTATTTATTTAGAAGCGTTTGACGGATCTTATAACACATGAAAAGGCTATGTCGGTTAAGCCGCAAGCTTTTGATTTATATAAGCTTCTGTTTTTAGAATTGCAGCAATGCATAATTATTAGCTTTCGCCTGATTTCTTGACGGGTAAAACTTGGCAGTTTAACAATCGCAGTCTAGAGAAATCATACTATCCGCTCATGCTACGGCGTGGGCTTTAGTGATTTCTGGACTGCGGGCTCTGCCAAGTGCCTACCCTTCGGGATGAAACTAATTGTCCCACGCTATTTTTTTCAATTCTGCCTTACAGGGAGATACGGCAATCCAAATTTTATTGTTTATGAAGCTGACTAAGACAGCAGTAGTATTACTTTTTGCTGCATCTTTTTCATCACAATCCTGCGCAGTTATGTTTCAGGGATCGAAAAAAGAAGTATCTGTAAAAAGTATGACGCAAGGTGCTACCATCTGGATTGATGGTGAAAAAGCTGGAGAGGATGCGGTAACACAAAAGCTAACCAGGAAAGACGATCACACTATTCTGGTGAAAAAGACGGATGTCTAACCAAAACACTTGAAGTGAAAAAAACACAAGTAGGTTGGATCATCTTTGATGCACTGTTTAACTGGCTGGCATTTGCAACAGATGCACCGACCGAGGCATGGAATACATTTGAGAAGTCTAAATTTACGGTTGAGCTTGAATGCCCAAGCTCCAATAACACCAATTAATTTTAATAATCAAGGAGTAGGCCAGCCTACTCCTTGATTAACTCAATGAGGCGGTGATAGTTTTTTTGCCATTCCCCTTATGTCTAAATTAGTTAATCTTTGGTTGGACTATCTACGAAAATTACTACAGAAAAGGCTTTTACGGAAGGTGTGCTGGAAATAATATTTTATTCGTCCTAATTAAAATTTATTACATCATTCATATTGTTTAAGCAATTCTGCTATCAAATTTTATTACCTGCTCAATATGTGAATCAGCTTAGCTATAGCTCGATACTTGAGTACCTGTCTTTAAGTAATTTGATATAGATTGATTTGGATTGATGTTGATTTAATTATATCGATTTGGAATTTGCTTTGAGCACATTTTGTCTAATAAGTTGTGTCAAGTCATCGTGCCTGATCAATACTCTTTTTATGTGAGAAGCTAATCGAGTATTGATTTTTATTTCTGCATATCGGATGCCAATATCTGTCGGTAATTTGCAGGATCGAATTTGTTTGTGAAGATTTTTTTGAATAGAAGGGGCACTCACACCCAAACAGATAAAATACAATTGCTGCAGCCCATCCGCAGCCAACGGATATTTCATTTGCAAGAGTTGTACTTCAATGGCATCAGCCCCGATTCATTGCAACAGTTGCTCTACAACAAACCCATTCAAACACTCAAACTGCAATGTAGCTTACCCATGCAATACCTCAAAGACAATAAGCCGCAAAGTGGCACCAGTGTAGAGTTGGAGTATGTATTCAATCCGGTATTTACATTTAGCAATGTAGATAGTATTGATGCCAGTGTAGAAAAAGACATGGCATTGCTACAGCTGGAAATTGCCAAAGCCAACCAGGAACAAGCGGCCTACCTGCAGGAGCAACAGGCTTTACAATCCCAACTCACTGCCGCCACCCTAAACCTCAGCAGCCCAGACCTGGCCACCAAAGAACAAGCCACCAGTACCATTGCCAAACTCCGTACATCCTTACAACAACTCAAACCACCTTACAACAATAAAAAAGCCTTGCAAGCAAGGCTCAGTTATTTACAACAGCAACTATATGTTCGAAAACTGCAAATGGTGAGTGGGTATGTGAGTTGGAGAAAATGATAACGCAAAAGGATTGCTGCTGTGCTGGAATTTATGTTCGTTCAGCCCGGAACCACTGCCCAAATGAAAAAATTATGTTGAAGGTTAAGACCAAAAGCCAAATTGAAATGCGTCAAGCCCGAACTGCAGCTGATAGCGAACAAAAGATGAGGATTTATTCGTTCAACCAGCATAGCAGCAAACCTCATGTTGGTAGCAGGTTGCTCATGGGTAGGATAATTACATAATGATCTAACATTAATTGTCAGAATAATCTAAGCAAAATATTGCTTAATAAAATGTCTTATTAATTTTGAAGGATGAAACAAAACTTAAGGAAATGCTAGCCTGTTTATTTGTAATTCTCATTCCTACGATCATATTTAGATGAAGTTGTTGTAGTTTAACGATAATACATACAATTATTTAGTGTAATATTAGAATGTTCTTCTACTCGACCAATGACCAAAAAGACCAAAATTTGACCATGTACCGTAAGCCCCAATACCCTTAATAACTCCTTTGAAAACTGCACCTGATTCTGCACTACCAGATGCGTCTATTTCATTATTCGAGATGCTTCCATTAAAATTTACTATGCCTCCAAATAAACCAGAACAAACTATTCCTGAAATTTTCTGATTGCTAATAATCGCTACTGTTGGGCCATAATCATCTCCTGAAATTAGACCTTCGTGAGTATTGATAACTTCGTAGGATCGTTCTTTCATTACTAAGCCCGTATCAATCCGTGTCGTGTTATTTAAAAATATATCTGAAAGTTTGGGTAAGCTACCATCAGCTTCAACTCTGAAATTCATTGAAAAATGTTTGCCAATAAACCAAGAATTGATTGAGCCTGCTCCTAAACTGACATTTGGGTTTAATGTATCAATTAGGTTTCCGAATTTTAAAAACATTGAGGCATTACCATTCATGATTACTAATTTGAAACTGCCGGACGAGTCAATATTGTTTGCCGCATTGTAAGTTTGCCGAACAATCACCCCTTTATATATTCCGAAAGACTTATTGTCGTACTCTACAGGTGCTTCTGGAATATTTTTCAGTAGGGTATCAGACGGTGATCCTGTTATTTTCATTGCAACACCTGAATTTATCAACAATTGGTTGTTGTTAACAATAACTCCGATTGTGTTAGTATTAATATCCATAACTATGTTGTGATTGATTTTCGCAACTGCATTTGCCCCTGGGACAATTTTGGGTAACCATGCTGTCGAATCACTCCATAAGCCATGTTTAGCAGTAGTTATGGTATCTTGAGCAGAAACTGGGAAAATGCAAAAAGCGATAATTATTGCGTTAATTAGTGTTTTTAAATACATAAGTCTATTTTTTGAAAGTGTAAATTAATTGATTTCCTTTTTTTAATCGTTTCTCAAAAATAAAAGTCGGAATGAAAGAGTCTCGAATGTGATGTTTTCTTTGAATTAAAATGTTTTCCCAACCGCAGGTTAGAATATTATGTTTATTCGTTTAAAATGTCGCACTTGATTTGCAATTGCTACCAACTCAGTAATAGGCGAAATTCAACAATCTAAATTCATTGAAAATCAATTCCATTTTTAGCACAATCTGGTTTGCGCTAAAAAAGAAAAGTCCTATTTAAGACTCCTAAAATACACCTTACCATCCATTTACCAATCCTTTACTTGTATCGGTAGGGTTTAGTGTTCAGACATTTTTCTTTATTCCATAAAACCACAGTTATGCAACACACTCAATCCAGTGTCCCAAGGGGCACCGGGCAACACTTTGCCCAATTCGTTTACGCCAGCTTTATGCTGGCTTTTTTATGCCTGTTATTTTCCTTACAAAGCTGCGTGAAGCAAGTGCCTGCTGGTGGTTTCTAC
The Phnomibacter ginsenosidimutans genome window above contains:
- a CDS encoding DNA polymerase/3'-5' exonuclease PolX, with amino-acid sequence MDNYQIADTFALLAKIMDIHGENSFKTKTYANAAFQIEKLPMQLADMDAVSIAAQKGIGAATAQKIAELLQTGSLSILNEYIAKTPSGVIEMLSIKGLGPKKIHTVWKEMGIETIGELEYACNENRLTLYKGFGEKTQHNVAEAIRFYLNQQGWFLFQQAAEIAQQFLQLLQTQLPNYSTVITGSLRRQMETVDSIDLLTTADAEDVMQLLQPLDALTLTEEQPSGLRYQISNGPQLVIHTTSTDTWGHALLTTTGPDAFCNSILASLTSTNFATEEALFTAAQQAFVLPAFRDLPQDVLNTTAIIGSEDLIQPNDIKGIIHSHSVWSDGSNSIREMAEAAKAQGLEYLVISDHSKSAGYANGLNEERIMQQHAEIDLLNKQLAPFKIFKSIECDILNDGSLDYSDAVLNSFDLVIASVHSNLKMTEEKAMQRLLTAIAHPATTILGHMTGRLLLSRAGYPVNYDAIIEACAKHHVCIELNAHPRRLDIDWRWIPAAVDKGVLISINPDAHAVEGFADTRYGVLAAQKGMLRKQQNLSSFTLQAFEEFLQQNRAAKTLAG
- the rpmA gene encoding 50S ribosomal protein L27; the encoded protein is MAHKKGEGSVKNGRDSQSKRLGVKIYGGQPAISGNIIVRQRGTVYHPGKNVSLGKDFTIFATADGVVEFKKGKENRTFVSIVTA
- the rplU gene encoding 50S ribosomal protein L21 → MFAVVKIAGQQFKVQEGQNLYVPHLEGNAGDKVELNEVLLVDRDGTIEAGASVKSTVKAEIVNALVQGDKVIAFKMKRRKGFRKKHGHRTHYTQIKIESIA
- a CDS encoding GH3 auxin-responsive promoter family protein, translated to MLAVLRNTEFGKDHHIQSVSNLQEFRQAIPIRDYEALKPYIQKVKEGRHNVLWKGRPIYFAKTSGTTSGTKYIPITKDSIPNHINTARNALLSYMADTGNYAFAGGKMIFLSGSPELERVGDVPTGRLSGIVNHHVPKYLRTNQLPSYETNCIEDWETKLDKIVAETIQQNMTLISGIPPWMQMYFDRLIEKSGKPVGELFPNLSVLVQGGVNFEPYKAKLFASVGRPVDTIELFPASEGFFAFQDSMKHEGLLLNTNSGIYFEFVPAAEIFNEHPTRLSLAEVKLGEQYAIIINSNAGLWGYNIGDTIRFVSLNPYRIVVTGRTKHFISAFGEHVIGEEVEAAMLDACKQHNASVVEFTVAPYIASGDGQSYHEWLVEFEKTPDNMEAFVTDLDNALRQRNVYYDDLIAGNILKRLQLSILQPQGFVQYMKSIGKLGGQNKVPRLSNDRKLAEGLTAFVDKRLSSPAI
- a CDS encoding 1-deoxy-D-xylulose-5-phosphate reductoisomerase → MIKANPEKFSAEILTAQTNADLLIEQAKAFDPNVVVIGDESKYAYVKEALAGTHVKVFAGEQALVEAAAMDCYDMMLASIVGYAGLKPTLQAVEMGKAIGLANKETLVVAGDIVMQKAAEHKAPILPVDSEHSAIFQCLVGEMRNPIERIILTASGGPFRGKKPNFLVNVKRDHALQHPNWSMGAKITIDSATLMNKGLEMIEAKWLFGLKASQIEVVIHPQSIIHSMVQFEDGSIKAQMGLPDMKLPIQYAMAFPERIKNDFPRLDFRRCEQLSFEEPDLRTFRNLALAIEALQKGGNLPCIMNAANEIAVWAFLRNRIGFLDMMAVVEQAMQKITFIEKPTLDDYYESDAAAREFAASLIHL
- a CDS encoding site-2 protease family protein, which codes for MIFLAIEWGVVGVKVAQLLLSLSILVILHEFGHYITARWFGCRVERFFLFFDPWFSLFKKQVGDTVYGIGWLPLGGYVKISGMIDESMDKEQLALPAQPWEFRSKPAWQRLIIMIGGVTVNILLAFIIYAGILMVWGEKKIVNSSLKYGIEVQDSLMLDLGFKDGDKIVALDGKNIYNYYDVIPTLILSSTATVERNGQQQTLTLPKNLIGKLVEKKRRDIPLIAIRMPLMIGADTGVSAKYGWKRFDKVVAVNGKATPFQSDVAEVLEQNKRKEVELTLVRNADTIRSKVKLDSTGYIAGLRIIGKPESMQEAGIIQYQVKHYGFFEALPAGVRMAGDKLSWYIDQVQTYFKPRNRGV
- a CDS encoding site-2 protease family protein, giving the protein MGNVFPGSWDWESFWTITAFFSIVLAFMNLLPIPALDGGHVLFTLIEMITGRKPNQKFLEYAQIVGMVLLLGLMLYANGNDWIGWGRSK